Proteins encoded within one genomic window of Eleutherodactylus coqui strain aEleCoq1 chromosome 1, aEleCoq1.hap1, whole genome shotgun sequence:
- the LOC136632202 gene encoding uncharacterized protein, whose translation MIREELQASMASLPQAQPGPSRVPKRPRQTESASSISGESLELLSEGELEDPPVPIEDEKKYYFSSNDIAHLIKAVRETMQIEEDNPPRTIQDEMFGGLRSRRKIMFPVNQTLQQVIIDEWQEPEKRITVPKEIRNRLAFATEDVRLYRETPKVDIQIAKVAKKTLLPFEDTSQLSDPMDKKIDGLMKKAWEATSLTIEANIASTSVARSMALWLNRLEASIKDRAPREELASCLPLLKMATAFLADASAETVRYGAKTGVLSNSARRALWLKTWAADITSKNKLCAIPFQGEYMFGPVLDKILEKVGDKSKTLPDRQPFRKPSFPKRMRQPPPEVKGKGKTGRWSYPKGGRGGNATPAPATTGNRDTPLGGIQRAVPLSDPLKRVHKRRCRLPEQTEHPSRRMGTESASLRPTNLPVGRTADRPVRHEEKFKVPGLLLAEPQRQSTRGRRPVPKLGHGPSLRLSSLPTDPPHPQENPNQPGVSHTSCPYVGQKALVSPAKSLGDPGSIPTTSRRRSSPPGPTNIPRGREIEASSMDAESMILRGKGLSHNVITTLTKSRKPITIAIYDRIWKKFTEFCKIEPGKIPGIDIPVILEFLQAGLEKGLSPRTLKVHTAALGSYLDFPLAEHRWVRRFLKGAERLRPFVRETFPTWDLNIVLTSFCQSPFEPLSQLSLRLLTLKVTLLVAITSARRIGELQALQCIEPYMVIQDDRITFKLDPAFLPKVVSKFHREQTITLPSFCQNPRNEKEREFHNLDVRRAVLAYLEATRSFRKNNNLFIQFQGPAKGKTATKSTIARWIKTAIQEAYKARGLDPPGKIRAHSTRSLSSSWAEKGQASAEQICKAATWSSIHTFTRHYRVNVQSDKDLSYGRKVLQAVVPP comes from the exons atgataagggaagagctgcaggcttccatggcgtcccttccccaggcccagccaggtccgtcacgggtccctaaaagacctagacagaccgagtcggcgagttcgatctccggtgaatcgctggagctcctatccgaaggggaattagaggacccaccggttcccatagaagacgagaagaaatattacttctcatcaaacgacattgcgcacctcatcaaggcggtgagggaaacaatgcaaattgaggaagataacccgccgagaacaatccaggatgagatgtttggcggcctccgatctagaagaaagatcatgttcccagtcaaccagacgctgcagcaagtgatcatagatgaatggcaggaaccggaaaaaaggatcactgttccaaaagagatccgaaaccggctcgcattcgctaccgaggacgtccgcctgtacagggaaacccccaaggtggacatccagatcgcaaaagtggccaagaaaaccctcttgcccttcgaggacacctcccagctatccgatccgatggataaaaaaatcgacggattaatgaagaaagcctgggaggcaacatccctcaccatcgaggctaacatagcctcaacctcagtggctagatccatggcgctctggctaaacaggctagaagcctccataaaggatcgggcccccagagaggagttggccagctgtctccccctcttaaaaatggctaccgccttcctggctgacgcatcagcggaaacggtaagatacggggcaaaaaccggagtcctcagcaactcagcgagaagggcactatggctgaagacttgggccgcagacattacatccaaaaataagctctgcgccatccccttccaaggggaatatatgtttgggcccgtcctggacaaaatcctggaaaaagtcggcgacaagagtaaaaccctgcctgacagacaacctttcaggaaaccatccttcccgaagaggatgcgccagcctcctcccgaagttaaagggaaagggaagactggaagatggtcgtaccccaagggaggtcggg gggggaacgcgacacccgcacctgcaacgactggcaacagagatactccgctgggcggaatccaacgtgctgtccctctcagcgatccacttaaaagggtccacaaacgtcgctgccgacttcctgagcagacagagcatccatccaggagaatggggactgaatcagcgagtcttcgaccaactaatctgccagtggggagaaccgcagatagacctgttcgccacgaagagaaattcaaagtgccaggacttttactcgctgaaccccagagacaatccacgcggggtagacgccctgtcccaaagctgggacatggacctagcctacgcctttcctcccttcccactgatcccccgcaccctcaggaaaatccaaaccagccgggcgtcagtcatactagttgcccctatgtgggacaaaaggccctggtatcccctgctaaaagccttggcgatccagggtccattcctactaccagccgtagaagatcttctcctccagggcccactaacatacccaggggtcgagaaattgaagctagcagcatggatgctgaaagcatgatactgcgtgggaagggactctcccataatgtaattactaccctaacaaaaagccgtaaacctatcacgatagccatctacgataggatatggaaaaaattcacagagttctgtaaaatagagccagggaaaatcccaggaattgacattcccgtaatcctggaatttttgcaggcaggcctagaaaaaggccttagtcctagaacccttaaagtccatacagcagcactagggtcctatctagattttcccttggcagaacaccgctgggtgcgtaggtttctcaaaggggcagaacggcttcgaccctttgttagagaaacctttcctacctgggacctaaatatagtcttaactagcttttgccaatcccccttcgaacccctctcacaactctccttgaggctgctcacactaaaagttacccttttagttgccataacatcggctcggagaataggggaattgcaagcattacaatgtattgaaccatacatggtaatacaagacgacaggattaccttcaaactagacccagccttccttccgaaggtagtgtcaaaatttcatagggagcagacgatcactctgccctccttctgtcaaaatccccgtaacgagaaagagagagaatttcataacctagacgttaggagagctgttctagcgtacctagaggccacccgctctttccgtaaaaataataacctcttcattcaatttcaggggccggcaaaaggaaagacggcaactaagagcaccatcgcgaggtggatcaagaccgccatccaagaggcatataaagccaggggtctcgaccctccgggaaaaattagagcccactccactcgctctctttcctcctcttgggcagaaaaaggccaggcgtctgccgagcagatctgcaaggcggcgacctggtcgagtatacatacatttacccgacattacagggttaacgtccagtcggacaaagacctgagttacggacgtaaagtccttcaggcagtagtcccaccctag